Within the Miscanthus floridulus cultivar M001 chromosome 2, ASM1932011v1, whole genome shotgun sequence genome, the region AATTATTGGGACTGCAAGGTTATTGTGTACTTTGTAATTTTATTTATGCGTATGGCAAGGTGCAGATGTGAGGGGACATCGACATTTTAGCGAGGCCCTATCAATTAAAATGTCTCAGAGTTTGGTAAGCGATATTGTCAACTCACAAAAGGCATGTATGTATTCTTAGAATTGCTTTCAATTTTTCCTCTCATGAGTGTTTTGCAGCACTAGCGTGTTTGGTTTGCGTCGCCGTACGATCCGGAATGATCCGATCCAAAAACCAAAGCTAGCCGTGCCGTTTGGTCTGCCTCATCAAACGGATCCATTCGTCACCGACACCGACTAATCCATGCGCAAGTCATTTCCTGTGACCATCCGGCTCCTCAGAAACCATTTCCTGTGATCATCCGGCTCCTCAGAAATCAGCGGACGACCATATTCTTCGTGTGTCCGATCCTAGCCAAGCTGAACCCACGAGAGATCAACTCATTCCGCATGATATGGTTCCTTGAACCAAACACGCTCATCCAGTCGTGCAGGAAACAAGACATCCTGGGTGGGATAACATCCTGTGCGAGATCTGTGATCAGCAGGTTTTAGCATTTCAGGATGAAACTTAAGTCAGAACCCCTGACCTATTCTGAGCTCCTGGGAACTGTTCTTCCATGCCAATTATCTTTGATCAGCAATCTGTTCTCAGTATTTCCCCTTTTTCACGAAGGAGCCCAAGAACTTTACAATGCAAGAATAGTAAAGTAAAAATTGACACATACACTGACGCAGCAGTGCAGACCTTTTTCATGGCAACTTGATTTTGTTGCAGGCCTGCAAAGTCATGAACTACCATCTACCAGTGCAGTTCCACTGCTTCAGCGTCCAGCAACTTAGCGTAAGGTAAGGCTGCTCAGCCAACCATGTTTATAATGGTGGACCTCCATTGGAAGAAATGCCTACCTACCAAACATGATAACTTGATAAGAGAAAAACAGTACAAGTGCCCTTCGTAAACGTATAACTTCCTATAAATGGTGTGGCCTTTGGATTCCTCATATTAGAATAGTATCATTGGATTTATATCATGAAAAAAATGCAACTTGTAATTTAACAAATTTTTTTACTATTATTACCATATATAGAGAGTATTCGTTTAACCTGTCCACTGGAGACCTGTCAATGTCGAAGACATCAGACTTACTAACAGAGTATAAAAGAATGTCTTCTTTTGGACTCACTTTATAATTGTATGAAGTACATTCTACTTACAcagcaaaaggaaaaaaaacctgcTGGTATTATCTGTAGAGCCAATGGAAGATTAAAGCAATAATTGTATCAGCATGAACAAAATGGTATGATCATAGGTTGTAATATGTTTGCTGGGTCTCTGTATTGTCTGAGGATTGCTGGTTCTCTTTGTCAAAATGGCGAGTGAACACCTAGAAAAACGGTGAATGAACGCCTAGAGGATTGCCGGATCTTTATATCTCTTGAAAAGATCCTCAATGCCGTCAAGAACTTCTTGTGGTAGAGGCCGTGGAGTGCTGGTAAAAGcgtcaatgttctccttcaactGGTCCATGGTGGTTGCTCCAATGATGGAGCTAGCAGTGAATGGACGGTCACGCACAAAGCCAAGGGCAAGCTGGACTGGAGTTAGCCCATGCTTCTTGGCAAGCTTTACATATTCTAATGTTGCTTCCTGCCATAAAAAAATAATCAAAGTAAAGTAGAATGCATACGAACACAACAGTTAGGGCAAAAACAAATTTGTTATAGTATATATCATACTTTAGCCAAAGAAGCATTGTAGCGTGCCATGTATCCAGGGAAGAGATTTAGCCTACTCTTTGAGATGTCAGTGTTAACATCAAGATACTTCCCAGTGAGAACCCCACCAGCCAATGGGGAGTAGGCAAGCAGTCCAACATTGCAGTTATTTGGGTGGCAAACTTCAACAAGATCAACTGTGATGAAACAAAATATGGTTAAAAGTCAGTTGTTGGTTGCACTCGGTATAGACAAGAGAGGCTGCAAATCACATTATACGAAAAGCATGAAGCAAAAAATATGTTACCAAACAAATCACTACCCAATAGAACAAAATCTATATTTCCTCTTTTCAGCAACACCTCATaataagaagaaaaatgacactACCCCAGCTAGTTTATACTCCAGTTTCTATTAAATACATTGTCACCCATTAGCACAAACCTTCATTTCCATTTTtagcaacaccttgtatggagaAACTAGAAAATCTCATGAAACATATTAGCAAGAAAAGATGTATATCGGCAATTTAATATTTGTTTGTTAAGAGGAAACTGGCCTTTCTAATTCTATGAGAAATCAAAGGGAATTCTCAAAATATTGGTACAATTTCAGAAATGAGGGCATTACTAAGAGAGTTCCTATGAATGAAATGGATGGACTAAATCAATGTTTTCACCTTCAAAGCGGCATCTCACAAGTAGACTATAACTGTTCTGGATGCTCACGATCTTTGGAAGGCCTTGAGTCTTTGCAGCACGTACAAACTCCATTACTCCATATGAGGTCTCATTCGAAACACCGATATAGCGAACCTAAAGTAGAGATAACATTAGACAATGATTAACAACTTGATATTCTTGTTGATTGTCTTCTGAATGAGCTGTCAGCACTGAGACAAAAGTTTTAACTACTCGATGTGCCTCTACTTTCACAAGAGTTGCATGCTGACAAGCTACTTTTTTTCTGTAAAAAAATACTTACATGGCTGTTACCTGATGCATATTATGTAACATTTTAAAACAGATAGTACAAGCACATGTTGTAACTTGTAAACTGCATCCACATCAAGATCAGATATGTAACTATCAGAGATTCAATTCAGGGGAGAGGGGGAGAGGGCTTGGCTGGACAAGGGCCCCAGCCGAGTAGCGAGCAGGGGGCACCCATGGTGGTCAGGTGGAGGCTGCTGATGCAATGGTAGAGGGGGAGGCCCTGTAAAGTGTAAACCAAAGGCAGAGGGGAAAATTCCCTCACGCTGCTTGACCATTCATTGATAACTCCCTCCATATATTAGAGGGGAAAGACCTGACCCTCAACTCCTAATAGATTGATTCTTATGAATAGAATCCAATATTCCAATCTGATTGCAACTCGAAAAGTAAACCTAAACCTATGAGGCTATGACAGCTGGGCGATTCTTTAAATCCATTATTTCCTTAACCTGCCACTTTGGATTTTCCTTTCTTATGTTGGTAGGTCCTGCCGACCATGATAGCAACTGTGCAATGTTATATGTTTTCCCATGAAAAATGTTTATGTGTTACTATTTTGCTCATATAAGAATACTAATAATAGAAATCTCACCTTTCCTTCATCAATTAGCTCCTGGAAAGCCTTCAATTGTTCCTCAAAAGGGATGCTTGGCCTCCATTTGGTTGGATTATAACTAAATTCACCAAATAGTGCCACATATCTATCTGGCCTGGACACATGAAGAAAAACTTTGGAACCAGAAATGTTTATTTGATTCAGTTCAATTGCAAATAGATATATATAAATCTAACAGAAAAAGCTCCGATCCAAAAAGTTTACATGGGCAGTTAAAGAACTCACAGAACTGCACTCAAAGAAAGCTGGTGCACAAGGCAAAAGAAACAACTACTTCAAACTGAACTGAAATAGTGAAATTTACTTGGTTAAGTCTCCCATATGTTGTAACCTATATTTTACAAGGAACACAGATGGAACTCCAAGAAGAGTTCAGTTAATATATCCATTCATATTTTCTCCCTATTAATCAGTGATATAAGAACCTGCTGAACCTTATATGAAGCATATAATAGAAAAGGCATATTGACTTTCCCGATCAATACATTCACCAGTTTCCTTAAAAAATTGATATAATTCTgtacaagaaaaaaaaaatccatactGATGTTTAATGGAATGTTTACATGTATGTTGGCAAAATACTAAAAACAGAAAAGTGAACCTAAATATTGTTTTTGGAAGGCATACAGCCATACAGGTGAATCAAGCTAACACTGACCAGTGTATCTGAAGCAAATCAATGTAATCTGTAGACAAGCGTTTAAGGCTCTTTTCAACACTTTCTTTGATATTGGCAGCATCAACACGCACCACTTCTGCGTTGTCACGAAGAAATGCAGACCTCTCAGAATAACCAGCAACTTTGGTGGCCAAAATTATCTAAaatgcaaagaaaaaaaaaaggcaagACCCATCTTACAGTCAGACATTAAACATGACATAGTGGGAAACTTAGGGATTGTGCATTAAAAGGACTGATAGGTGTTATTACTTATTAGTAAAAGCTATACTTCTAAACTTTAAACACTGGCATCAATTTGAGGGATGAAAGCAAGCATATTGTGTAAGAATCATTGCTCGTGCAGAAATAAAGATTTACAATCATGTGGATTAGTAATAAGAAGTTTATagtagaaaacatgttttgctCAGCTGCCCTGTGGGGGCTTTGGAAACTGAGAAATTGTCTATGCTTTCAGAGTACAAAGTGGAAGAGTGGTCAGGTGCTGTTACTGAAGGTAACAACTATGATCCAGAGTTGGTCTCTCCTTTGCCCCAAGGAGAAACAGGGGGGAGTTCTTTGCTCGGCTGGACAGGCTGAAAGGCATCTCGTCAAGACCCCTCCGGATTACCTACTAAACCAAGTGAGTAACAAGTGGGAAAGGCTCCTCTTTCAGTCGGCTCACAATTGGAGATGCTCATCGTTTCCTGAAGAAGTTGGGTACCTGTTGGCGGATGTTGCAAATCTGGAGCAGGCAGTCCGAGAGAAGAAATGGCTTAATCTGTCAATGTTTGGCGATGCTTGGAAGATGTAATTTGAGTGGTGGTGTTTGCTGAGTGTTCTGTCAGGATAGAGGTGTTTCTGCTTGCCTGGATGATGTAGTGTTTGCAGTTTGGAGTTGCTGTATCGACTGCTTAAACCGTTCTTGGTCTTTTTTAATATTAAGGCCGGGGCTATGCCCTCAAACTCTAAAAAAAGATTGAACAATCCAAAATATATTGTAACATCCATTTAGGTTACCTTGTCTCGTGGCTTTGATTGCATCCACCTGCCAATATAAAGATCAGTTCTCCCTTGAGTTTCCTTGTTGACTGGGACTGGGTACTaggccaaaagaaaaaaaaatggaaaagTATATCCCATCACTTAACTTGAAAACAGAGAGAGGGATAATTAGTAGAAGTAAGGAAGGAATCTATACTGACAATTTCCGCTGAGTCTAGGATATTGATGCCTTGATCGAAAGAATAAGCAATAATATCATGTGCTTCCTTCTCTGTGTTTTGCTCGCCAAAAGTCATCTGGAAAGAAAAGGATTTACCTTGAGATGAAGAAAGCATTATTTGCAGCAAGAGGGTTTCAAGTTTCATAATCATACATACCGTCCCAAGAGTGACCTCACTGATAAGCAGGTCAGAATCTCCCAGTTTCTGGTACTGCAGCTGTGTTTGTGCCACTGCCCTGACTTGGCAGCGAACGCGCCTCTTGTGCAATCTTTGAGAATGACGAGCATGGAGCGCTGATAAGGTGCCGCCGTGCGATGGAGGGGAGGTTATGGCGAACGATGGCATGGCCATTTGTTGCATACTGATGAAATTCCTGCTTGCACCACATCCCACCATAAGTAAATTTTGCGTCACAAATTCAGTATGCCTCCAGAAACTAGAATCCTAAAGAACGTTCCCCAAGGAAGCCTAGCCACTACATCTAACATCGTATATGTATTTAAATAAACAAATTATTTCCAGTAGTTAAATTTGGCAATGCTGACAACATTAGAAGTAGGCATAAACATACAACTAAATGCGAGTGTTGAACCCTGCCTCCTGCCCCCAACTATGGCAGCCAATACCCAGTGGAGGATTCGTACCATATTTGCCACCATAATTGGACCCAAAACAAAACTCGGGACGAATTGCAGAACGAACAAGAAAAAAACATtgggggccttgtttagatgccatccaaattctaagttttttcgctctctctccgtcacatcaatttttagccacttgcacgGAGTATtcaatgtagataaaaaaaaaactaattacatagtttagttgaaaatcacgagatgaatcttttgaacctagttgttccacgattggacaatatttgctaaatacgacgaaagtggtactattcatcgtgttcaaaaaaaaaaaaaaatttgcaaagtgaacaaggccTGGATTGAGTCGATTGACGCCTAT harbors:
- the LOC136538640 gene encoding uncharacterized protein, which codes for MQQMAMPSFAITSPPSHGGTLSALHARHSQRLHKRRVRCQVRAVAQTQLQYQKLGDSDLLISEVTLGTMTFGEQNTEKEAHDIIAYSFDQGINILDSAEIYPVPVNKETQGRTDLYIGRWMQSKPRDKIILATKVAGYSERSAFLRDNAEVVRVDAANIKESVEKSLKRLSTDYIDLLQIHWPDRYVALFGEFSYNPTKWRPSIPFEEQLKAFQELIDEGKVRYIGVSNETSYGVMEFVRAAKTQGLPKIVSIQNSYSLLVRCRFEVDLVEVCHPNNCNVGLLAYSPLAGGVLTGKYLDVNTDISKSRLNLFPGYMARYNASLAKEATLEYVKLAKKHGLTPVQLALGFVRDRPFTASSIIGATTMDQLKENIDAFTSTPRPLPQEVLDGIEDLFKRYKDPAIL